A stretch of DNA from Deltaproteobacteria bacterium:
GCGAACCGGACTCGATCGACGTCACCCCACCGAGTCCCGGGACGAGCCGGCAGGCGGACTCGAAGCCCGACGCGTCGGGCGAACGCTCAACACCCGCGAGCTGAACTCGCGCAGCTCGCGCGGGGGCTCGAGGAACACGATCGAGAATGGCGTGGTCTCACCCGGCGCGAGGGCGATCACCGGGTCGAGCCGCTGTATCAGGGCGATCTCCGCTTCCGAGAGATCGGTGAGCGTGGTCCGGTTGCCGGTCGTGACGACCTTCTGATCGAGTTCGCCGCCCCCGAGGTCGTAGAGCGCGCCCGCTACCTCGATGCGCTCGATCGTCATCGGCGAGTTGTTGCGTGCGTCGCCGGTGATCACGAAGACGCGGCGCGCGTTGCGCAGGCGCTGAAAGCGTCCCTGCACGTTGGTCAGCTCGACCTTGGTCGTGAGATTGCGGTCGCGCGCGAAGGTGGCCCCGGCGAGGGGGAGCCGCGACAGCCAGGTCGACGTCTGCTCGGGCGCGACGCGCACGACGAGCGCGAGGGTCGCAAAGCCGGTGACCGCCGTACCGATGGCGCGCATGATCGTTCCGAAGCTCGACGGAGCCCGCATCACATCCTCCACCCGCAGGCGACGGCCCTCGTCGGCCGTCGCGATCCTTTCCGCCTCGCCCGCCTTCTCGTCCTCGTCTTCGTCGTTCTCGGAAACGTCGAAGTCGTCGAGGGGCGGCTCGTCGCCCGCCGCCGCGGTGATCGTGA
This window harbors:
- a CDS encoding DUF3426 domain-containing protein, translating into MAGTHMMMQCPRCSTRWRVAAAAPVENPLFKCGKCHHLFRQFPGATPAPESPPAPTRRAHASCEPDTLEFIFPEHQPAELLVAEEAPPAPPVVASAPVLPEATEVVAAPTPVEVPPPIIITRALDREVTITAAAGDEPPLDDFDVSENDEDEDEKAGEAERIATADEGRRLRVEDVMRAPSSFGTIMRAIGTAVTGFATLALVVRVAPEQTSTWLSRLPLAGATFARDRNLTTKVELTNVQGRFQRLRNARRVFVITGDARNNSPMTIERIEVAGALYDLGGGELDQKVVTTGNRTTLTDLSEAEIALIQRLDPVIALAPGETTPFSIVFLEPPRELREFSSRVLSVRPTRRASSPPAGSSRDSVG